The Leptospira perdikensis genome includes the window AACTAACTTAGAACAGGGGGCAGCTCCTCGAACACCAATTCCATTTCCTCCTCTAGCAGCAATCACCCCTCCGACGGCAGTTCCATGAAAACTTTTTAGATAGGTATGGGTAGGATAAATAGTGCTATTAAGGAGATTCAGGCCACGTGCAGTGACAGAAATATTAGAAGACAAATCTTCATGTCGAATGTCGAGGCCGTCATCGACAACACTTACAATAACCTGGTTTCCAGAGATTCCTTGATTCCAAATAGGATTAACGTTAGCATCCTCACCAACTGTACCACCGGATTGGCCTATGTTTTGCAGATGCCACTGATCATTATATAAAGCATCCCCATTACCGCCTGGAGCAAAAACACAGTTTTCTTCTTTTGCGTTTGCTACTGCTTGTAAAAGGAAATAATAAAAAAGTGAATCGCTGAGCGGATCATTATCATTTACAGGAGTACAATTTCCAAAAATCATACTTACGAAAACAAGGATGGAAATTGCAGTTTTCATTCGATTCATTTGATGGAAATTCCTGACCTATTTCTTATAACATTCGAACCGCCCGAATCAATCGAATTCCAAACAAATTTGAAATCTTTTTTAAGCTTTTGCTTCTGCGAGTCGTTTAGACCTGTCCTCTTGGACCAAAGCATCAATCAATTCGTCCAAGTCACCTTCCATAATGGCAGGTAAATTATGACTCGTAAATCCAATTCGGTGGTCAGTGCAACGCCCTTGCGGAAAGTTATAAGTTCGAATTCGTTCCGACCTATCCCCTGACCCAACTTGCGCTTTTTTCAGAGCATCTGCGCTTTGTTTTGCGGCATCGGCCATTTGGTCAATAATCCTTGCACGTAAAACTCGCATCGCTTTATCACGGTTTTTTATTTGAGAACGTTCTTCTTGGGAAGCAACAACAATGCCAGTAGGAATATGAGTGATCCTAACCGCAGAGTCTGTTGTGTTAACGTGTTGTCCACCAGCACCTGACGACCGATATACGTCAATTCTTAAGTCACTTTCCCTGATTTCTACTTCTTTTTCTTCTGCTTCTGGGAGTATAGCAACGGTTACTGCCGATGTATGAATCCTTCCCCCAGACTCTGTTTCTGGAATTCGCTGAACACGGTGCGTACCTGATTCAAATTTAAATAAGTCATATGCTTTATCATCATCTAAAGAAAATACAATTTCTTTAAAACCACCGATACCAGTAGGACTTGCATCGATGATCTCTGCTCTGATTCCTTGTTTATCGGCATACTTGTTATACATACGAAATAAATCCGCACAAAACAATCCTGACTCTTCTCCACCCGTTCCAGCACGAATTTCTACAAGGATACTTTTTCCAGAATTTGGATCTGGAGGTAATAACATGATTTCGAGTTCTTTTGCTAACTCTTCTAATTTTTTTTCACCTTCTTCAATTTCCGATTTCAACATGGAATGCATGTCTGGGTCATTTTCGGATTCAAGAAGTGATTTTGCATCTTGGCAATCTTTAGTTATTTTTAAATATTCATCAGCTTTAGTATATACGGGAGTTAGGCGAGATCTTTCTTTCGATAGATTCTTCAATGTATCGGATGCGGTGGCTTTTGCGAGCTCATCCTCGATACGCAGGTATTTTTCTTGAATTTTTTTCAATCTATCTATCATGTCTATGGAAAGGATATAGAATGCCTGTTTTTGATAAACCAAAATCTAACGAGGAATTCAGAAACCCGTGAACGAAACACAATCTCAGGTCAAATCTGAAGGTTTTTTAGACGGCCTTGTCGAATTATTTGCCGGCCTAGAGGATTATAGAAGCCCCTACGCACCCACAATTCAACCGCCGGACAATCTCATCCAGGAATTGGTTCAAAATGCTTCCTTTAAATCAGGCCTCGTCAGCGCTACCTGTTCCCTGCCCCCAGGGCCCCTTGGGATTCTCAGCATCCTCCCCGAATTACTTTTTGTGTACCGAATCCAGGGGCATTTGATTTTAGACATTGCGGCCCTCTACGGAAAAGAAGTCCAAGTGACTAAAGAATTATTACTTTATTGTCTATTTAAACATGGCGGGGCTCATGTGTTTCGTAAAATTATTGAAGAGTCCTCGTTGAAAATTTTGATTCGCCCAACAACTGTTAAAGTATTCCAAACGATG containing:
- the prfA gene encoding peptide chain release factor 1 — protein: MIDRLKKIQEKYLRIEDELAKATASDTLKNLSKERSRLTPVYTKADEYLKITKDCQDAKSLLESENDPDMHSMLKSEIEEGEKKLEELAKELEIMLLPPDPNSGKSILVEIRAGTGGEESGLFCADLFRMYNKYADKQGIRAEIIDASPTGIGGFKEIVFSLDDDKAYDLFKFESGTHRVQRIPETESGGRIHTSAVTVAILPEAEEKEVEIRESDLRIDVYRSSGAGGQHVNTTDSAVRITHIPTGIVVASQEERSQIKNRDKAMRVLRARIIDQMADAAKQSADALKKAQVGSGDRSERIRTYNFPQGRCTDHRIGFTSHNLPAIMEGDLDELIDALVQEDRSKRLAEAKA